A genomic segment from Bradyrhizobium sp. CB1015 encodes:
- a CDS encoding EVE domain-containing protein, giving the protein MSPRSWIAVASAEHVRIGRAEGFMQVCHGKAAPLRRLPSGDRVAYYSPTETFHGKDRLQAFTAIGIVTAGTPYQADMGGGFRPFRRDVQWIEAQEAPIQPLLGQLGFARAGKSWGYQLRFGLFEITNADMQIIADAMGAAF; this is encoded by the coding sequence ATGAGCCCGCGGAGCTGGATCGCCGTCGCCTCGGCCGAGCACGTGCGTATCGGCCGGGCCGAAGGCTTCATGCAAGTCTGCCACGGCAAGGCGGCGCCGCTGCGCCGCCTCCCGTCCGGCGACCGCGTGGCGTATTACTCGCCGACCGAGACATTCCACGGCAAGGACAGGCTGCAAGCCTTCACCGCGATCGGAATCGTCACGGCAGGCACGCCTTATCAAGCCGACATGGGTGGCGGGTTTCGCCCTTTTCGCCGGGACGTGCAGTGGATCGAGGCGCAGGAGGCGCCGATCCAGCCGCTGCTTGGTCAGCTTGGTTTCGCACGAGCGGGCAAGTCCTGGGGCTATCAGCTCCGGTTCGGCCTGTTCGAGATCACCAATGCAGATATGCAGATCATCGCCGATGCGATGGGGGCGGCTTTTTGA